GTATTATAGTGATACAAACCacaggaattaacgggatacaggATATTTAGGGATGCAATGTGCTTCATCTATCACCAATGCCCGTACGTGTACATTTCTCCGATAGTAGCTGGACAAAATAAGGTCTCTACACTCCCTGCAACTTGCTTACTGCACCTCGGGGTGGGTGAAGATTAACTTAAACTTTCCAGTCTGGAGGTCGTCAATTGCAAAAAATTCTCTCTTCAATATAAGCACCACAAACACTCAAACTTGTACAAGCGACGCCAATTGAGTTGAGTTTATTTAGTCGGTCACCAATTAAGGCACTTAAAGGagaaacaacaataacaattgaCTTGCCCTCTGATGTAACATTTAAGCTTGTCTTGTCTTAAAGTGACGGAAGCATTGGCAAGTCAATGATTTCCCGTAACCAGCTGGaaggacaattaaacaatcttgaCCGTTCAAAataatcgcctgtagcgctacTTTCTGTTTCGGCTAAACTTtattaaggtttccttgtcctctactcaaaagaatctcttcacgAATACTCTTGAAATCCATGTTTCTTTCCGCAAAATCACAATGGaaagtacgaacatgcgcagtgatagaaaggcccgtatttcgggcctcgctgccactgagcatgctcgaagcgaactttgccagatctcccttccgcatgaccgtgggagatctgggtacgagattaacctGCCAGGTGTTGACTCACAATGGCCAAATGAACACACTGAGagtgttttcactgtcacacagtaaaaaattaaatctGAAACCGTTTTAAGaatgaaatgttacaaaagacTAATACAAAAATAACTGTTCCAAGTCTCAAGTCTGCTTGGCGCATTGTTTTTAAGTTATTTGCCGAAACACGTCACTCAATTTtactcaattttatttttgctcGTGAACTGAACTAAATAAGCATAAACATGTCTACTACAGCttttaattcttaatttgtCAAAATTCACAAGGCGAAACCGTTTTTTGAACCAGCTTTATCAGTTACTGTCTTGGTGTCAGGCaaggcgaaatttgaaaatccAAATGCTGTATTCTCAAAACAAAAAACGCTATGCGGAGCCTAATACTGGTAAAAGATTTACTACCAAATAATTTTTTACGTGCTATGGATCAGAAAACCTCGCAGCTAtgattttacaatttgatgGCGTCATGAGATAACCTCAGTTAAATGCTTGGCTCTATGGCCaattgaacacactggttcgattcacaaaatgttttggaacgactgaacaaactggttcccaagaaaaaCAGAtcgattggagtattcgttctatgcgaTATTAAATGTTTACAGTGAAACACACAAAGCTTgtcgttctcaaagaaaaatcatctgtccactttatcaaatactttcagataCGAGGTTCAATCATCGCGGCAGTAAGGATTTGCTATAGCTTATGTTGTGAGTACAGAGTGGTCTACTGCGTGCttagagaagaagagagaagggTGGGATTTGCAATCGACGTAcgggagtttggaaatactgaaaGGAATAAAATTGGACTCCCCGAGGGGGGTTTCATTTAATACTACTTTAATAAGATGTAGCAAACCATGACGTTATGGGAGTTGCTTCGTTGGCTCAGTAGGAACTTACTTGCTCCCGGGGGCGCGTGGCCCGAGTCCAAGGCGCGATGGTTGTGGTTGTATCATACGGGATTCTTATGGATTTCTTATGCGGTTTATCTACTATccctggggtatgcacatttgtgactaagatgaaatgaaaaaaatcaactgTGTTTTTTACCGCGGTATGCATGGTATGCATCCCACGTAAAAAAATACAGctgcttttttctttcttttaggcAGTtcaatagtaataatgataacaaatataaaaagaaaaagcattTTAATTCGGGGACTAGGCAACTGGTGGCCTTCTGGGCAAGTTAAAAAGAGTCAGTGTATATTGCATTTTGGTTTCCATCTTGGGCAACTCCTCCATGCGTACGCGCCCACGAGCAATCATCCTCTAGCCATGATATCCATGAGAAAATCAAGGGGCTCCGGTTGGCCTCCCTTCGGGCAGCCGGACGTCCCGGCGCTATCAATATAATTTAAAACGGTAAAGAATTTCAAGATAGCTCAGTTTGTCCTCAGTGCACCATTATGGGAATGCACCAAGTTTACAATAGACATAACTTGAATTAGCcggccctgtttacaaggaggGAGGATACccctagtgctagggttaccctaacTGCTTGTAAGCAGGACCTTAGTCTATCTCTAATAATATAATCGCCTTGCAGTGACCTGCCGTTATAAGGACTGATGTTTTGAGCGTTGCTAATCAGAGGTCTTGATCCGTGTGCATCAGTATGAACTGAAATGAAGCcgatttttcgttttgtttactATTTATTTATGTAGGTAATACGAACCAAGAAGATGCCTTGATGGTAAAAAGGGAGGACGGTAAGTAAACCAACAATCCATCCTGCACTGTTCGCTATCGACACAACCGAGCATGCATTATTTACTGGGATACCTATCAGTAAACAACTTGCAAACGGCTAAGCATTACTTGGGGCCTTGGGTTCTGTTCTCATGCAAGAAACGTCACTCATTCAGTGTTTCAATCCATCAgatccaggtgtataaatgggtgcGAGATAGGGGCGGGATCTCTTTgggatggactggcatcccgtAAACAAAAAGTTTAGAAATACAACACAGTCGCTTAATGTTACGGTAACAGGGGTAATCTCTGGAAGTATGGAATGGTAACTTTCAACAGGGccggacaatctgcgagccagcaaggcatgcgagccatgcggattttgcatttaagtctaagcacccatttcatatagcgctgataaacagttattaagtctaagcaaccattttaaaatggttagctttcaataactgtgtgactcacGTGTTTACTTGCgtggctcgccatgttggctcgcgtgattcgcagccatggctcgcatgactcgcagtcatggctcgcatgcctcgcagtcatggctcgcatgcctcgcatgcctcgcagccatggctcgcaggactggcatggctcgctggcttgcaCATTGTCTTAAATCCCTTTCAACCCACTGCAGATCTAGGAAAATGATTAATTAACTCTATGTGTTCAGGACGCGTGAGTATTATGTGCTTCGGCAGATATGGTACACTGCAAATACCATTTCGCATTTAGTCGCAACCTCTGATCAGAACAAGAGAAGGAAGTTTCAGAGGCTTGTATTTGTACTTGTactttttatttctccacttGACGACATGAATacaatattgttaaaaaaacaaGTGCAGTGGAAAAGAAGAAGCGGAAAGGggaaaatatggtaacataATTATATGCCctttaaataaatttgttttaggATAAAAGAAAACTAGTAGAAGAGAGGAAAGAGAAAACACATAGTAAATAAGTATATATTCATTCTAATGTTGACATCACTACtgagaaaaataaaactggttaagttattttttaaatagttttctaGTTGGCTTATTACGTATAGGTAAAGGAATGTCATTccacaagagaaaatgaggggacagagaaggaggctcccggtccagcccttgggatatgtcatgtccacgaaagttatttttagacgagcggaagtcttccgagacgtccgcatgcaggccaacctcggtcctaTGTTTGaaagaatatatatatttatcagccttccacgtgcgccatcattttctcttttcactaagaacctgagagcgaagcaagactgcatgcggacgtctcggaagacagacttccgctagaacaaagacttccgctcgtctaaaaataactttcgtggacataacatatcccggccaacgccttgagcctccctctctgtcccctcattttctcttgcattCCAATAATAGCATCCAATTATAATTCGGCAAAATTTCTTATATCTATTCTAAAGGATTTTGGATTCAGGTGTTGCAAGGCCACACTTCTAGTAGCATAATTATGTTACTTAGATATTAGAGACAGGTTGAgatttaaaaactttttgtaaATTACCGTGATCATAAACTGGTTGACAGGTACATAAATTAACAATGTTTGGAAGCTTAATGAGACCAAGGTTTACAAAATGGGGAGTAATATGATCACGAAGTGGCACATTGTTGATAATTCAAGCAACTTTGATTTGTAGTCTCATTAATTGTGATAATGGAGCTTCGTAATTATTACCCCACAGTACGCAACCATTATACATAGGAGTATACAAGTGCATAATAAATACTCATCAGAGATAAGGATGTCACATGTGGTTTCAGATTCAGTCTTGAATATCATACAGTGCATGCTCTTGTCCTTTCTAACTTCTAGACCAGCTACGATTAATAACATTTACATCGCCTTTAATTGTTCTGAGTATCGCGAAAGTCTCCCAacctccccttccccccccccccccccaataatTCGGCAATAAATCTTCAAAAATCATGAATGGTATTAGCAACATTAATTAATGTATTGTTTCCATTTAGAGAGTGTTATGTCCGTCACCATTTGCGAGCGCGAAAGTCAAAATATCAGCTGTGAAGGTGGAGCGACAATCAGCGTGCTGGAAGCGACCTATGGTAGAGATGACAATGAAACATGTCCAAGTGAATTCGTTCTCACCACCAACTGTAGTGCTGCGGGTTCACTTTCTGTTGTGCAGGGCATCTGCAACGACCAAGCCAGCTGCAACCTGAGTGCAAGTAACTCGGTATTCGGGGATCCATGTTTCGGAACAGTCAAATATCTGCGGGTCACATACGAGTGCATTGAAGGTAGTATTCCTCATCAGTCATATGCGCGGGCAAAGGTCTTGTGTTTTGGTAGTACAACTGATTGGTTGTAAAGAAAGCAAAGATTTTATAAAGtaaaaaagattttaaaggGAATTCTACACTTTGTTGTTGGGTCTTGTGCCATCAGATTCGCGAATCCTAAATACCATGCAGGGTTTCAATCCCTCAGTGGCACCCATTTACCCACATTAAACATGGACACAGGGAGACAAAGAGAGCGCCAAAGAAAGCAAGCTGCAAAACAGAATCTTACAAGACCTGATGCTTATAACCAGAACACACAACACACCACATGAAAACCGAAGACTATTTTTTGAAACACCTGATCCTACACAGAGTTACCGAATGAGAGTCTTAGGCAAGCACCAAGAGAAACAATTGCtaaattacttttttctttccttgtaaATCCAATAGCTCCTGACCCTTGTGATAGTGATCCTTGCCAAAATGGAGGCACGTGCACCAACCTGGGAGacaacaactttgaatgtgagtGTGCCCCAGGCTTTGGAGGAGACATTTGTGAAGAAGGTAACAACCCTATACATTCACTGCTTATTGCTGTTATCTGGGGTATTTGTTTTTCCTATTCGGAGGCACATTTTAAAAACTGGGCACCATGCAGCTAGCTACACTAGAAAAAGAATCGGTGTTGGTTCCTTAACTACCTTGGTCCTAGCCAGAAAAATTATGACCGATGCAAGTTTAACATCTTGACAAATGCTAATtccatttttgttattttgctaTCAAACACAAAGAGCTAGATCCATGCTCAAGCAATCAAGCAATCTGTCTTTTTCTGAAGAAATGCTGCTGAACACTTCATGCTTCTGAAATTTTAGTTGATAACCCACCTGTCTGCTGATCCACCAAGTTTCATAGGCTTCTATTTGAATGtatttgtattttgtatttttttatttctccacttGACGACATGAATAcaatattgaaacaaaacaagtgCAGTGAAGAAGAAGTGGAAAGGGGAAAATACAGTAAAATAATCATATGCcctttaattaaataaatttattttaggataAAAGGACTAGGAGAGAGAGGAAAGAGAAAACACACAGTGAATAAATATGTAATGTTGAAATTACTAATACTGAGCAAAATAACACTGGtaaagttattttttaaatagttttctaGTTGGCTTATTACGTATAGATAAACGAATGTCATTCCAATAATAGCCTCCAATTGTAATTGGGCAAACTTTTCTTGTATCTATTCTAAAGTATTTTGGATTCAGGTGTTGCAAAGACACACTTCTTGTAGCATAATTATGTTGCTTAGATATTAGAGACAGGATGAGATTCGAAAACGTTTTATAATTTAGGTGATCATAAACTGGTTGACAGGTACATAATTTAACAATGTCTGGAAGCTTAATGAGACCAAGGTTTACATAATGGGGAGTAATATGATCAAGAAGTGGCacattgttgataattctaGCAACTTTGATTTGTACTAGCACTAATTGTGATAATGAGGCCTCGTAGTTATTACCCCACAGTACGCAACCATTATAGATAGGAGTATACAAGTGGGAAGCCATATAAAGTACAAACAAAGGAGCATGTTCTTTCAACTCATCCGTAAGGACCCGGAACACATCTCTGTCGTGCTCCGCCGTTGAACGTAATTCTTGCACGCTTGGTCTAGAGTCAATACCCACTACAAACGCACGCGCACTGGAGTAGCCTGTCTGGAGTCTAGAAGTGGCTGGGCAGCCCTGTCGAGCGGTGTGGAAAACGATATCGAGAACGTGCAATCTTAAGTTATCATTttaaacaaacaagggaaatgTTTATGAATTACTTGGGCCAATTGAGATGTCTTTTAATTATAACTAACATTACTTACACCAGTGTCATCCTGAAGGTTGAGTAAACCCTTTCCAGCTAAACAGTGCTGGACAGCAAACTGGTAAACCCCCGGCCAGATTACACTGTGTTTGCTCACCGGCTCTAAAAATGCACTTTTAAAAAACTCACTTTCTGACAGTCCTCAAGACAAATCATTTTTCAAACGGGTTTTGCTACCCAAGCCGGAAATCAAAGCGTCTAAAAATTCGCGATGTAAAACAAACATCGTGAAAACTGGATAATGACTTTAAGTATCACCAAGAGAAAAttaggggacagagagggaggctcagggcgttggccgggatatgtcatgtccacgaaagttatttttagacgagcggaagtctttgttctagcggaagtctgtcttccgagacgtccgcatgcagtcttgcctcgctcacagattcttagtgaaaagagaaaatgacggcgcacgtggaaggctgatgaatatttattttctttcaaacatcagaccgaggttggcctgcatgcggacgtctcggaagaccgACTTCCGCtggaacaaagacttccgctcgtctaaaaataactttcgtggacatgacatatcccaagggctggaccgggagcctccctctttgtcccttcattttctcttggtatcacccaactagtggactaatgcaaatcttgcattttgattggctacgccaCTAatgtgacgctttctttcgttttattcccaaataaataacattatttttaacTCAATAGTTCCTGATCCATGCTTAAGCACACCTTGCAAAAATGGAGTTAGAATGTTTAACTTTTTGCAAGACGCTTAGTTCCTAAAAGACTGCGGATTAAATGTTTCAGAATAACTTAACAACAATTCAGACAATAATTAGTTCAACGTCTTGATGATTAGTAACTATTTCTTGGTTGTTTTACTATTAAACCCACTCAAGAGCTCGATCCATGCGCAAACAATCCTTGCAAAAATGGAGGAACATGTACTGATCTTGGAGATTCCATCTTTGAATGCGAGTGCGCTACGGGCTACACTGGAAGTCGTTGCCGAAAAGGTAAGACTGTTTGTTACAGTTATATACCAATTGACGCTGTGACTAGTAACGCGAGCGCCGCCAGCCTCTTTTtccttattattgttattgttattgttattgttattgttattgttattattattattattaaactttatttatacatgGCTATATTAAGATACTAATCTACTACTAATTAAatctaataacaaaaataaaacaataacaaagtgcctgctttccatgaatgccgtgtgaTTACTTAACTTGTTCATTATCAAGAAAGGAAACCCCTGCAGCCGAATTTAAAACTAGTAAGAGTTTGTGCTTGCCGAAGATTGGTAGCCTTGTGCTGTTCCGCAGCACCGCACCACTATAgctgaaacttttttttagaaaattggTGCGGGGGAGTGAAACAGCTAGTTTGCCCTCACAATTCCCAAGAGAATAGGTAGATATTGCACTCCGATCAGTAAAATTGATTTCAGATAATCAGGGGCAAGATCATTAAGAGATTTATAGACCATAGTGGCTGGTTTTAATTCTCGTTGAAGATTACGTTTTTGCCAGCCACGTCTAACAAAGAGATCATCCGCATTGGTATCATATGAATAAGAGGTCAAAATACGCGCAGTGCGAttctgtagtttttgtagtTTAATGGAAAGAGATTTATTGCAATAAACTCACTCGTTATAAGTCAAAGACTGAGTTTACGTTGATTGGTTCAAGGCATCGACAGTAATTCGATAAAACAAGTAGAATTTACGAAATCTCTTAGAGTATATATAGATGAAAACTTATCAACCAAGTTTCTTGGGAAAATTAAGCTATCTAAATGATGGGATTGGCTCGCATAAGTCATGAAACGGGAGTGCTGATGGTCTGTTCTTATCTAACTTTCGGTAGATAATGTGACAGACTCATAGATCCAAAGTTCTATATGACCTGTCTTCTAGTCTAGTTTTTCTCACCTATAAGGTGATCCATTAGCGCCATAGTGACTTTTGGCTTGTTAATGGTTCTAGTTTCTTTTTTCCCCCTTTCGTTTTCTATTGAGTTATTCATTTCTAGTCATGTTATTctgattttcatttctttttccttttagcggttttttttttctttctttcttttttgtttttctttcattttttattcaaaatgAAGGGACAAAAACGAAATAGCACAGATATCATCAACGGCATATACCATAGAGCCTTCCGCTGGTGAAACCATCATGGCTTTTCGTCAAATGAGAAATAGGGGCATGCACGGGAGAGTCgcggaaacaaaaaaaaccctcaAAAACCTATAACTTGAGAAATACCTTGAATAGAGACCATGCATATGTCTTATTTACACTTAAAACTAAGCGTTTTGCAGCGTACAAGAGATTCAATAACTTCTTAGTAAGTATTTATTGGGTTGTCAAGCAACAGATCGCTGGGTTGCCATAAAACACTTTTTCATTTCCACACGGTCAGAGGACGGACTTTGGTACAATCCCCTAATATGTCGCCCTACGTAAAGAACTGACAAAACTTTGTTTAACTCAAATCGCTTTTATTGTGCAGATGTCGACGAATGTAAGGACAACAATGGCGGATGTCAAGATCTCTGTGTCAATACTATGGGAAGCTACCACTGCGCATGCTCTGATCCAGAGTTTAGCGTCGCACCGGACGGACTCCGCTGTATTGGTAACTAGCGCTGATATATTACAGATTCATTAAAATGAGACGCCTCCCTATTGCTTACAATGCTACTGAAAGTACTGAGAATTGACTTGTCCATCAAAGCAATTTGGAGTTGGTCGTGTCCTAAATCCTTGCGGCATATGTCTCTCAGCTGATGTCAGATCCCTTACCTCCCAGGCGGGGATGGGAGAGGCTGAGAATGGGCCGATAGCTGAATAGTTGTATAGGTGATACGAAGATGGTTAGATCTAGACATGCAGTAGTTCATAGGTCTGAATTTGTATcctcaacaaaattaaaatgattttcagGGTAATTCTGTAGGCGTTTAGTAGGCTTCAGCGTTTCTCGGTAGCCGTTCTTGAACCTGTTCATATGCATCATCTTCAATTTGCACACGCGCGCACTCAACTGTTCGTTTTCTTCTCAAAATGGAACTTACTTCCGCAACAGTAAATCCAGCGAATGCAGCTGCCTTTGTTATGACGTCAATTAAATGATGAAGGCACTTATTCCGCGTTGAGATTAATCGTTGACTTAGTGCGAGCTTGTCTACCTGGATATGCAAGGTAGATGATCATCACTGATGATCACTGCAATAGACCTtaaataagtatatatttttcatctatattattgttcattctatctaaaataaaaatacctAATTAATTTAGTGCTTTGTTGAATGCCAACAGCTGAGGGAGTGGATCTTTACTGCGGCCAGGATGAAATGACCATTACTCTGCCCAAGTCTCTGCTCAGGGGTCTTGACGTTGAACACCTGAGGCTAATCGATGATCAGTGCACGGCCACTGAAAATGAAACTCACTTCTTCCTCACAACAAGGACCACCGAGTGTGGCACATTACTCAAGCACAATAACGACCACGCTATTTACAGTAACATGGTGTCAGAAATTCCACTCCAGGAAAATCAAATTGTGACCCGTGTGCGCGAGGCTATGATCCCGTTCCACTGTTTCTACTCCAAATTTGGTGTGGTGTCTTCAATTGGAATCAAGCCGATAAGCAAGAAGGTTGTTCTGTCATCTAAAGGTTATGGAGAGTTCACTATTTCACTGGACGTTTTCAGGAATCCCAGGTAAGTCAAACCTTAACATGAACTAGTATAACTTCTCCTCTCTCTCCCCTTTCCCCACCGTCACTTTACATCCCTCTAACGCCCGCCATTGATCAAATCCAGTTTCCAACCATGACTAGGCATTTATTTTTCAAAGGTATGTGAAAATTAGTTACGGAATGTGCACTCTATTGTGCTCTGTTGGTAACACGAGTCAAGGCTGTTTTTGATTGGTGCGCAAAATCTGCAGGGGCATTAATTAAGGTGATGTTAATTAGAGCTTTTAGTCAGGAAATGTTCCTTACAAAAATTGCTGGTTATGAATATCTCACTTCTTCTACCCATAATGCGCATGCCTGTCACGTGATAGGAAGTCACCTGTATTTACAGAAATGCTCAACTCAAGTGCGGTCAGACTATCGTGCCTACTGTTATCCATGTAATTGACTGGTCTTTTGTCATGTTACACTATAGGTTAACATACCAGTGTTTACGAGTAGCTCAGACTATCATGGCTATCGTGATCCATGTAATTGACAGGTCTTGCATCGGGTTACACTAGGGTAACATGCATACGAAAGTTAATGTTTGGGccagatataaaattattttaaaacacTGGATCATTTAAGCAATCATTCTATTTATTCCACACTATGAAATTATCTTTGCTTGTTTTGTCAGCCAGAGCCAAGCATAAAAGCCTCAAAAATTGCTTTCTCTAGTGCACATTAGTAGTACTTAAGTGTGATAAGTGCTTTTGTTTTGTCCGCAGCTATATCTCACCCTACTCTCAAGACGACTACCCCATTGAGTTTTACATCCGAGAGAGAATATATCTTGAGACGTGTGTCGATTCTGAGGACGACCGGTTGACAATTCTGGCCTTGGAATGCTATGCCACTCCTTCCCAAGACAGGAATTCACAACCcagatatgacgtcataagggaCGGGTAAGTGTCACCCTAGATAAGTGTCTCATTCTCTGCTCTTAGCGGATATCCTCATCGACCTCGCCGAGAGAGAAGCATTCATAAAATCTCACTTTGGTACGAGTAACCTAGCTTAAGCCACAATAGAGTTTTGCATACAGGCAGAAATTGGTTCATATACATATCGTAACACACTGATGGAACCATTTTATTTCATGCATAATCTCATTAGGTAGGATAATTTTTGATGCACTCACATCTTGTTCGTTTGGACATGTGTTAGTGTTGCCCATTCCAACGAAAGCCTCCTATTCCTGTGACTTGGGA
The genomic region above belongs to Montipora capricornis isolate CH-2021 chromosome 8, ASM3666992v2, whole genome shotgun sequence and contains:
- the LOC138060329 gene encoding ZP domain-containing protein-like, producing the protein MQKQGLRFYAIFLLFTLAAVAYDKHGFLGIEGNTNQEDALMVKREDESVMSVTICERESQNISCEGGATISVLEATYGRDDNETCPSEFVLTTNCSAAGSLSVVQGICNDQASCNLSASNSVFGDPCFGTVKYLRVTYECIEAPDPCDSDPCQNGGTCTNLGDNNFECECAPGFGGDICEEELDPCANNPCKNGGTCTDLGDSIFECECATGYTGSRCRKDVDECKDNNGGCQDLCVNTMGSYHCACSDPEFSVAPDGLRCIAEGVDLYCGQDEMTITLPKSLLRGLDVEHLRLIDDQCTATENETHFFLTTRTTECGTLLKHNNDHAIYSNMVSEIPLQENQIVTRVREAMIPFHCFYSKFGVVSSIGIKPISKKVVLSSKGYGEFTISLDVFRNPSYISPYSQDDYPIEFYIRERIYLETCVDSEDDRLTILALECYATPSQDRNSQPRYDVIRDGCSVDEGDTLKFHPSPSDKCQRFSLEAFQYVNKHPYVFFHCKVKICNASDPNSRCAQGCVSRRRRSAKPLPESADDIYALAQGPLTLNREKREAEADDAVNSDHSMRVTNKGINFSVVAALAVVIGACVVGMGYIAWQKKKEISAPKYIPLYEDLQN